TGAAGGGCTCAATATCAGTCTTTCTCTTATCAGTGTACAACTCGCCGCGGGCCAGTTGCTCGCTGTTCCGGCTGCGCTGTCTCTCCCGTTTTTTTCTGCGCGTTTGGGCATTCGTCGGACGGTGGTTCTGGTAACGGTTTTTACAGCTATTTTTCTTTTTTTTATGGCGCTGGTCTCAAATTGGATTGTTGCGGGGGTTTGCCTGATGGGGATTATGGCAATGGCTTCGATTCGCCGCTCGGCTTTTGCCATTTTTCACCAGGAATTGGTGCCCGTGCGCTGGCGTACTGCCATGTCGGGCGCGACTGCTATGATGTCGGGGGTGGGCTATTCGGCAATGGCTCTGGGCGGTGGGTATATGATCCCGGTTGCGGGGTATTCGAGCCTTTTTTTGACCGGGTCTGTGCTTACTGGGATAGGGGCGTTTTTGTTTTGGATTTGTTTTCGGGGAGATAAATCGGACCGCTGACACAGGAGGCTGATATGAATGCGGAGAGGCCCAATATTCTTTTTTTGCTTACCGATATGCAGCGCTATGATGCGCTGGGGTTTAATGGCAATGCGGTGTGTAAGACACCGGCGATTGATCGCATTGCCAGAGAGGGCATGCGTTTTTGCCGGGCTTATACGCCCATTGCCCTTTGCTCTCCCGCACGCGGGTCGTTGCTTACGGGGATGTTTCCGCACAATCACGGACAGATGTCGAATATGGGCAATTTTAATCGGGCTTTTGATTTGAATATTCTGGATAAGCCCGCGTATCCGCAGATTTTATCTGACGCGGGTTATAATGTCGGTTATGTGGGCAAGTGGCATTTGCCCAGGGAGGGCGATAGCGAGTTTTGGGGGTTTGACCCGTGGCATACGACGCGTGATTGGAACCAGAGTGTGCGCGATGCGGGTTTTGATTGGGGATATGCTCAGGAGGTGCAGCGCATGGAATGGGGAGGTGACGCGCCTTTTTGCGGTCGGTCGCAGTTGCCCGCCGAGTATATGCAGGAGCACTGGACTGCCGATAGGACGATTGATCTGATTGAGGGATTTTGTGAGGGCGATAAACCCTTTATGATTTGTAGCAGTTTTTTTGGTCCGCATTTTCCCTATTGTGTGCCGGAACCCTATGATGAGATGTACGATCCCGATACTGTGGCGCGCTGGATCAATTTCGACGAGCAGTTTGTCGATAAACCGAGTGTTCAGCAAAAGGAGATGCTCAGGTGGAATGCCAGCCATTTGACCTGGCCCGATTGGCAGAAGGTGATCGCGACCTATTGGGGATATTGCACGTTTATCGATGATCAGGTGCAG
This Gemmatimonadota bacterium DNA region includes the following protein-coding sequences:
- a CDS encoding sulfatase-like hydrolase/transferase, which gives rise to MNAERPNILFLLTDMQRYDALGFNGNAVCKTPAIDRIAREGMRFCRAYTPIALCSPARGSLLTGMFPHNHGQMSNMGNFNRAFDLNILDKPAYPQILSDAGYNVGYVGKWHLPREGDSEFWGFDPWHTTRDWNQSVRDAGFDWGYAQEVQRMEWGGDAPFCGRSQLPAEYMQEHWTADRTIDLIEGFCEGDKPFMICSSFFGPHFPYCVPEPYDEMYDPDTVARWINFDEQFVDKPSVQQKEMLRWNASHLTWPDWQKVIATYWGYCTFIDDQVQRVLDALEEVGQLDNTMIVYSSDHGDMLGSHRLFNKMMNMYNETHQVPLAIRWPGVVEPNRVCDDFVSLVDMMPTFLEMAGVDIPDKVDGCSLLPLLRGETPSDWREDIFAEHHGYEPALCTIRMVQTQKWKYIYNPCSEDELYDLVSDPGELHNLAPKLGYKHVLRRMKDRMVKWLRDTNDGIVNDGGWQSNSYDLFVSGRER